A genomic region of Miscanthus floridulus cultivar M001 chromosome 3, ASM1932011v1, whole genome shotgun sequence contains the following coding sequences:
- the LOC136543098 gene encoding cysteine-rich receptor-like protein kinase 37 — protein MNNTRWKMMKRLIEQAATAPALDNNESYKDPTTGAGVHGLVQCRRDLTTEECTKCLNDVVQHLLDSYLNHTAASLRGLSCYAKYHHEPITLMTVPEPPPDVVRLCVVFGRWKERFAIIANAADQDMQGQFRNGAGPKGFSYNELAAATGNFSDDQKLGEGGFGSVYSGFLDQLNLHVAIKRVSRSSSQGRKEYASEVTIISQLRHRNLVKVTLLQNGLVVLGGNGL, from the exons ATGAACAATACTCGGTGgaagatgatgaagaggctcATTGAACAAGCCGCGACAGCACCCGCCTTGGACAACAACGAAAGTTACAAGGACCCGACGACCGGTGCTGGTGTGCACGGGCTAGTGCAGTGCAGGAGGGACCTGACGACAGAGGAGTGCACCAAGTGCCTCAATGACGTCGTGCAACATCTGCTGGATAGCTACCTGAACCACACCGCTGCTTCTCTGAGGGGGTTAAGCTGCTATGCCAAATACCACCATGAGCCGATCACGCTGATGACGGTGCCAGAGCCACCACCAGACG TTGTGCGGTTGTGCGTCGTCTTTGGCCGCTGGAAGGAGAGGTTTGCCATTATTGCCAACGCAGCAGACCAAGACATGCAAGGACAATTCAGGAACGGAGCTGGACCAAAAGGATTCAGCTACAACGAGCTAGCGGCTGCCACTGGCAACTTCTCAGACGACCAGAAGCTCGGCGAAGGTGGCTTCGGCTCGGTGTACAGTGGTTTCCTGGACCAGCTGAACTTACACGTGGCAATAAAAAGAGTGTCGAGGAGCTCCAGCCAGGGGAGGAAAGAGTACGCCTCCGAGGTGACCATCATCAGCCAGCTGAGGCACCGCAACCTGGTGAAGgtcacactactacagaatggacttgttgtcctgggCGGTAACGGTCTTTAG
- the LOC136543099 gene encoding secreted RxLR effector protein 161-like, whose translation MEERLKLTKASTAAKVDATLYRSIVGALRYLVHMRPDIAFAMGYVSRFIEDPREDHWAMVKRLLRYVKGTVEQGIVFPKIGGSRLQLTVFNDADMAGDIDRRWSTSGVLVFLGLAPIS comes from the coding sequence atggaggagcgactgaagctgacgaaggccagcaccgcggcgaaggtggatgccacactctaccggagcattgtTGGCgctctacgctacctagtccacatgaggccggacattgcgttcgccatgggctacgtcagtcgcttcatagaggatcctagagaggatcactgggctatggTGAAGCGGCTATTACGCTACGTTAAGGGGACGGTGGAGCAAGGGATCGTGTTCCCCAAAATAGGTGGAagcaggctgcagctcactgtgttcaatgatgcagacatggcgggggacatcgacagacgatggagcacctctggcgtgctcgtcttcctcgggttagCTCCAATTTCAtag